In Acidimicrobiales bacterium, a single genomic region encodes these proteins:
- a CDS encoding response regulator transcription factor has product MNDDSTNAEAPVRVVLVDDDEIIVVGLQAMLARHADQVNVVGVALVTEDVLTKALGLSADVVLLDTTLHHTSGLELAAELVGEKPPFRVVIFTDDSDERRLFDALRLGVSGYLLKSQSAAQLADHLVLVANGQVIVDPTMATRIAKHAAHLGDNQGWPGSQLGLSQRESQVLGLLVEGLSNRLIAAQLVVGEETVKTHLRSIYRKLGVNDRAHAIATVLRQGIFT; this is encoded by the coding sequence ATGAATGACGACTCCACCAACGCAGAAGCGCCTGTCCGGGTGGTCCTGGTCGACGACGACGAGATCATCGTCGTGGGACTCCAGGCCATGCTCGCTCGGCACGCCGACCAGGTCAACGTCGTCGGCGTGGCGCTCGTCACCGAAGACGTGCTCACCAAGGCGCTCGGCCTCAGCGCTGACGTCGTGCTGCTCGACACGACGCTCCACCACACCAGCGGTCTCGAGCTGGCCGCGGAGCTCGTGGGCGAGAAGCCACCATTCCGGGTGGTGATCTTCACCGACGACAGCGACGAGCGCCGGCTGTTCGATGCCCTGCGACTCGGTGTCTCCGGGTACCTGCTCAAATCGCAGAGCGCTGCGCAGCTCGCGGACCACCTCGTGCTCGTCGCCAACGGACAGGTGATCGTGGACCCGACCATGGCGACGCGCATCGCCAAGCACGCCGCGCATCTCGGCGACAACCAGGGGTGGCCCGGCAGTCAGCTCGGATTGAGCCAGCGGGAGAGCCAGGTGCTCGGTCTTCTCGTCGAAGGATTGAGCAACCGACTCATCGCCGCCCAACTCGTCGTCGGCGAAGAGACCGTGAAAACCCACCTGCGCTCCATCTACCGCAAACTCGGCGTCAACGACCGCGCCCATGCCATCGCCACGGTCCTCCGACAGGGCATCTTCACCTAA
- a CDS encoding polysaccharide deacetylase family protein — protein sequence MTANPGFWPDNAQLAVTISMQFEAGGQPRSGAPGPVTEPIEPGYPDLVQNSFYDYGVREGIPRMLELFDKHDVQITSFMIGEAVDRHPELALEIVRRGHEAAAHGRHWANQYLLPPEEERAWIEDSVRSIERATGTRPVGYNNYWMRGSVHTLELLQQLGFTYHIDDLSGDEPFIQHIAGKAFVTVPYTVHMNDIASFDFSGFSPDAYEQQLCDEFDQLYEEGARRRRMMSISLHDRISGHASRVRVIDRFLSWARQRPNVWWAPRAQIARWALATQELTPTVARAPAEVSGLPGESRTPLVAEPGGRDRD from the coding sequence ATGACCGCAAATCCTGGGTTCTGGCCCGACAATGCTCAGCTGGCCGTGACCATCTCCATGCAGTTCGAGGCCGGCGGGCAGCCTCGCTCAGGCGCGCCGGGACCGGTCACCGAACCGATCGAGCCAGGCTATCCCGACCTGGTGCAGAACTCCTTCTACGACTACGGCGTGCGTGAAGGAATTCCCCGCATGCTCGAGCTCTTCGACAAGCACGACGTGCAGATCACATCCTTCATGATCGGCGAAGCCGTCGACCGGCACCCCGAGCTCGCCCTCGAGATCGTGCGCCGCGGCCATGAAGCTGCGGCCCACGGTCGACATTGGGCAAATCAGTACCTCCTCCCTCCCGAGGAGGAGCGCGCCTGGATCGAAGACAGCGTCCGATCGATCGAGCGGGCCACCGGGACGAGGCCAGTGGGCTACAACAACTACTGGATGCGCGGGAGCGTCCACACCCTCGAGCTGCTTCAGCAGCTCGGTTTCACCTACCACATCGACGACCTGTCGGGCGACGAGCCGTTCATCCAGCACATCGCCGGAAAGGCCTTCGTCACCGTGCCGTACACGGTGCACATGAACGACATCGCGTCCTTCGACTTCTCAGGATTCTCGCCGGACGCCTACGAACAGCAGCTCTGCGATGAGTTCGATCAGCTCTACGAGGAGGGAGCTCGGCGGAGGCGGATGATGTCGATCTCCTTGCACGACCGGATCTCCGGTCACGCATCGCGAGTGCGGGTGATCGACCGCTTCCTCAGCTGGGCTCGCCAACGGCCGAATGTGTGGTGGGCGCCCAGAGCTCAGATCGCTCGGTGGGCACTCGCCACGCAAGAGCTCACGCCGACTGTCGCGCGTGCTCCCGCCGAGGTCAGCGGACTGCCCGGCGAGAGTCGGACGCCGCTGGTCGCCGAGCCTGGCGGCCGCGATCGGGACTAG
- a CDS encoding AAA family ATPase, translating to MGGVGEPGDVLLERDRELERIGRCLKRAQEGRGSALVVEGPAGIGKTALLARARDTAQDEGMRVLRARGAELEREFAFSVVRQLVEPVLAGASEPERSSLLDGPSAVAARLLGLPGLAEGVPVAPPVAPDPSFAALHGLYWLCVNLAAERPMALVVDDAQWADRASLRFLAFLLPRLEELPVAVLMGARPHEAGESRELLATVAMDPGTELVRLRPLTTAGVARLVAAGLGAEPDDDFAAACREATGGMPFLVGTLVEALREGRISPVAASAGKVRGLAIATLSRWATRRLGQLGPDAARLARSVAVLERAELASGARLAGLGPAEAAGAVELLVRAGVLEEGPLSFAHPLLRGAVYSEIAATELAEAHGRAARLLAESHESAGRVAEHLLATARAGDGWVVGQLRAAAGEAAAAGAPESAATYLRRALAEPPVPEAKAAILLELGLAEFSAGQPTWRDHLEEAVDSAQHDTTRIAAALLLASALGFHLRLAEAVDVCDRVAARLDGREPEAQMVLEALAVACGLLDAAIAPSLADRARALLERVSEDSAPRFALAVAGFVAATANERAERASDLARRAVNAGPRPLPDLGEPPWFPIATVALFWAEQYDEAQVLNDAAAAEARAAADGLLLPAVLAQRAWLAARRSDPTAAEADARALLEARGLSAPPLYRLLATGVLVDALVERGELDQAEGALESTADLHSTSQAAGVLRHARGRLRFAQRHLGVALDDFRAAGEIATRTQALSPCYLPWRSDAALAELALGDTEAARRLSKEELELARAFGAPRALGVALRAAGLVAGGQRGEALLREAIEVLGRPDDRLEQARARADLGAVLRRSNRRVEARDMLRRAVEAAHRVGAVPLASRAETELRATGAKPRRVMLTGLEALTASERRIAELAAEGLTNAQIAQALFVTARTVEGHLTNVFLKLDVRARTELGAALAAPTRAVPA from the coding sequence ATGGGGGGTGTGGGCGAGCCCGGTGACGTGTTGCTCGAGCGTGACCGAGAGCTGGAGCGGATCGGGCGGTGTCTGAAGCGGGCGCAGGAGGGCCGGGGGAGCGCGCTCGTCGTCGAGGGGCCGGCCGGAATCGGCAAGACCGCTCTGCTGGCACGCGCTCGCGACACCGCTCAGGACGAGGGCATGCGGGTGTTGCGGGCGCGTGGCGCCGAGCTGGAGCGAGAGTTCGCCTTCAGCGTGGTGCGCCAGCTGGTCGAGCCAGTACTGGCGGGGGCGTCGGAACCAGAGCGTTCCTCCCTCCTGGACGGGCCTTCCGCTGTGGCGGCACGACTGCTGGGCCTCCCGGGTCTGGCCGAGGGAGTACCTGTGGCGCCGCCGGTCGCCCCCGACCCGTCCTTCGCTGCACTGCACGGTCTGTACTGGCTCTGCGTCAACCTGGCGGCCGAGCGCCCTATGGCTCTGGTGGTGGATGACGCGCAGTGGGCGGACCGCGCGTCGCTGCGTTTTCTGGCCTTCCTGCTGCCCCGTCTCGAGGAGCTGCCCGTGGCGGTGCTCATGGGGGCTCGCCCACACGAGGCGGGAGAGAGTCGGGAGCTGCTGGCTACGGTGGCGATGGACCCCGGCACCGAGTTGGTAAGGCTGAGACCACTGACCACAGCAGGGGTCGCCAGGCTCGTGGCCGCGGGCTTGGGAGCTGAGCCGGACGACGACTTCGCGGCGGCGTGCCGGGAGGCGACGGGGGGCATGCCGTTTCTGGTCGGCACGCTCGTCGAGGCCCTGCGCGAGGGGCGGATCTCCCCGGTCGCCGCCTCGGCAGGAAAGGTCCGCGGTCTCGCCATCGCCACCCTGAGCCGCTGGGCGACACGGCGGCTCGGGCAGCTGGGTCCCGACGCCGCCAGGCTCGCCCGGTCGGTGGCGGTTCTGGAGCGGGCTGAGCTTGCCAGTGGCGCCCGACTGGCCGGACTGGGACCTGCGGAGGCGGCCGGGGCGGTCGAGCTCCTTGTCAGGGCCGGGGTACTGGAGGAGGGGCCGCTTTCCTTCGCCCACCCCCTTCTGCGCGGCGCTGTCTATAGCGAGATCGCGGCCACCGAGCTCGCCGAGGCGCACGGGCGCGCCGCGAGGCTGCTGGCCGAAAGTCACGAGAGCGCTGGCCGGGTGGCTGAGCACCTGCTGGCGACCGCGCGGGCGGGTGACGGCTGGGTGGTCGGGCAGCTGCGGGCAGCCGCGGGGGAGGCGGCCGCAGCGGGCGCGCCCGAGTCGGCGGCCACCTATCTGCGCCGAGCCCTCGCCGAGCCGCCAGTACCCGAGGCGAAAGCAGCCATTCTGCTCGAGCTGGGCCTGGCCGAGTTCAGCGCCGGTCAGCCGACCTGGCGGGACCATCTCGAAGAAGCGGTGGATTCGGCGCAGCACGATACGACCCGAATCGCCGCCGCGCTCCTGCTCGCCAGCGCGCTGGGTTTCCACCTGAGGCTGGCCGAGGCGGTCGATGTATGCGATCGCGTCGCTGCGCGCCTGGATGGGCGCGAACCCGAGGCCCAGATGGTGCTCGAGGCCTTGGCGGTCGCCTGCGGGTTGCTCGACGCCGCCATTGCACCGTCTCTGGCTGATCGAGCTCGTGCCCTCCTCGAGCGGGTCAGCGAGGACAGCGCGCCTCGCTTCGCATTGGCAGTAGCGGGGTTCGTGGCTGCGACTGCAAACGAGCGGGCCGAGCGGGCGTCCGACTTGGCACGCCGGGCGGTCAACGCCGGCCCGCGGCCGCTGCCCGATCTTGGCGAACCGCCGTGGTTCCCCATCGCCACGGTTGCGCTGTTCTGGGCGGAGCAGTACGACGAGGCACAGGTCCTCAACGACGCCGCCGCGGCCGAGGCGCGCGCTGCCGCCGACGGGCTGCTCCTACCCGCGGTCTTGGCTCAACGGGCCTGGCTCGCGGCTCGGCGTAGCGATCCCACCGCAGCCGAGGCTGATGCGCGCGCCCTCCTCGAGGCTCGGGGCCTGTCCGCTCCGCCGCTCTACCGTTTGTTGGCTACGGGCGTACTCGTCGACGCCCTGGTCGAGCGGGGCGAGCTGGACCAGGCCGAGGGCGCCCTCGAGTCGACTGCCGATCTCCACAGCACCTCCCAGGCAGCTGGGGTTCTTCGCCACGCCCGGGGCCGCCTCCGGTTCGCTCAGCGGCACCTCGGTGTGGCGCTCGACGACTTCCGCGCCGCCGGGGAGATCGCCACCCGGACACAAGCACTCAGCCCGTGCTACCTGCCGTGGCGCTCCGACGCCGCCTTGGCGGAGCTGGCTCTCGGTGACACCGAAGCGGCCCGACGGTTGAGCAAGGAAGAGCTGGAGCTGGCCCGCGCCTTCGGCGCCCCCCGCGCTCTCGGCGTGGCGCTGCGGGCCGCCGGTCTCGTGGCCGGAGGTCAGCGCGGCGAGGCCCTGCTACGCGAAGCGATCGAGGTGCTTGGTCGTCCCGACGACCGCCTGGAGCAGGCCCGCGCCCGAGCGGACCTGGGCGCCGTGCTACGCCGGAGCAACCGTCGGGTCGAGGCCCGAGACATGCTTCGCCGTGCAGTCGAGGCGGCGCACCGCGTCGGTGCCGTACCGCTCGCCAGCCGGGCAGAGACCGAGCTTCGCGCCACAGGCGCCAAGCCGCGACGGGTCATGCTCACCGGCCTCGAGGCTCTGACCGCCAGCGAGCGCCGCATCGCCGAGCTGGCCGCGGAGGGCCTCACCAACGCTCAAATCGCCCAAGCGCTGTTCGTCACAGCTCGCACCGTCGAGGGCCACTTGACCAATGTGTTCCTCAAGCTCGACGTCAGGGCACGCACGGAGCTAGGAGCGGCACTGGCTGCTCCGACCCGAGCGGTGCCCGCCTGA